A genomic stretch from Solanum stenotomum isolate F172 chromosome 8, ASM1918654v1, whole genome shotgun sequence includes:
- the LOC125873947 gene encoding uncharacterized protein LOC125873947, which produces MELIIFLVFSFVIHGALANNGEIVCEDLSVGLCAYSVASSGKRCSLESYESIEGTRGYQCKTSEVLVSNIDITNLIESDECISACGADRNSLGISSDSLLESTFTSKLCSQQCNQKCPNIVDLYYNLALGEGVYLPSFCKGRNLNGRREMSQIQSSGVAWGPSAASSGYGRQLSEGPAASAALAFEADAPW; this is translated from the exons ATGGAGCTCATTATTTTCCTTGTTTTTTCATTTGTCATTCATGGAGCTCTTGCTAATAATG GAGAAATTGTGTGTGAGGATTTGTCAGTAGGACTGTGTGCCTACTCAGTTGCTTCGTCAGGGAAGCGTTGCTCTTTGGAGAGTTATGAATCAATTGAGGGAACAAGAGGATACCAATGCAAGACCTCAGAGGTGTTAGTGTCCAATATTGACATAACAAATTTGATTGAAAGTGATGAGTGCATTAGTGCTTGTGGAGCTGATAGAAACTCTCTTGGCATTTCTTCTGATTCACTTCTTGAATCAACATTCACTTCTAAGCTTTGTTCTCAACAATGCAACCAAAAGTGCCCCAACATTGTTGATCTTTACTACAATTTGGCTTTGGGAGAAG GGGTGTATTTGCCATCATTTTGCAAGGGAAGAAATTTGAACGGACGCCGTGAAAtgagccaaatccaaagttcAGGTGTGGCGTGGGGACCGTCAGCTGCCTCGAGCGGATATGGTCGACAGTTGAGTGAAGGGCCTGCTGCAAGCGCTGCACTCGCATTCGAGGCTGATGCTCCGTGGTGA